A section of the Sedimentisphaera cyanobacteriorum genome encodes:
- a CDS encoding efflux RND transporter permease subunit, whose translation MNFREKLTEFSLHRHKAVTAIVTAVTLLAIIFAGGPSLFPNALSGLNKVEIDTDPENMLPDDEPVRVFHNEMKDEFTLHDMVVVGVVNEEHPEGVFNVETLKNVYELTEYIKTLTWTEDGEQEGVVKADLIAPSTVDNIEQGGLGTVHFEWLMPAPPETPEEAQAIRDNASDIPFLEGTLVSEDGKALGIYIPITKKDLSYKVYSSLKDKIETFSGSEKYHITGLPVAEDTFGVEMFKQMAISAPTAMVIIFIIMLIFFRKLHVIISPMIVALVSVIVTMGALIISGFPVHIMSSMIPIFIMPIAVLDSIHIISEFFEIYQKHKDRKKTMHKVMEDLFVPMLYTSLTSAAGFASLALTPIPPVQVFGVFVALGIMVAWFLTITFIPAYVMHLKPETLHKFGREHDENGFKKDDDSVLGRWLGKHGIWTYNRTKLILTAAAVVIAISIYGISKIEINDNPVKWFEKDHPIREADRVLNEHFGGTYMAYLALESQEDSPKESAKKLAETLTEKADAKIKQYQQESWPEAVEVFENLKESISEMNKTASSPAGLLESLKAENEEKLSSAEGEMAFALDEASLFINEAEQMDDTFKDPEVLEYIEDLQKELANTGVVGKSNSVTDIVKTVHRELFEGKESQFKVPDTPQAVAQCMLTYQSSHRPGDLWHFVTPDYKKSSLWVQLKSGDNKDMTKVVDQIDDYIADNPPPKNLEHHWYGLTYINVIWQKKMVNGMLEAFAGSFIVVFLMMALLFRSPLWGLMSMIPLTITIVAIYGGVGLVGKDYDMPVAVLSSMTLGLAIDFAIHFLARTRALYPQFGNSWRKTVPAVFAEPALAITRNIIVLAVGFLPLILAPLTPYKTVGILLATILTVSGVGTLLLLPALVRVFEKRLFKNERKGELE comes from the coding sequence ATGAACTTTCGTGAAAAGCTGACAGAGTTTTCCCTTCACAGGCACAAAGCGGTAACCGCAATTGTTACAGCAGTTACCCTGCTTGCAATTATATTTGCTGGCGGTCCGTCTTTATTTCCCAACGCCTTAAGCGGGCTCAACAAGGTAGAGATCGATACAGATCCTGAAAATATGCTCCCCGACGATGAGCCGGTGCGCGTTTTTCACAATGAGATGAAAGATGAATTCACGCTGCACGATATGGTAGTTGTGGGCGTGGTTAATGAAGAGCACCCCGAAGGCGTTTTCAATGTTGAAACGCTGAAAAACGTTTACGAGCTCACCGAATACATTAAGACGCTCACTTGGACAGAAGACGGCGAGCAGGAAGGCGTGGTAAAGGCAGACCTTATCGCCCCTTCCACTGTTGACAATATAGAGCAGGGAGGGCTCGGAACGGTTCACTTTGAGTGGCTTATGCCGGCCCCGCCGGAAACGCCTGAAGAGGCTCAGGCAATCAGAGACAACGCCTCAGACATACCGTTTCTTGAGGGGACTCTTGTTTCCGAAGACGGGAAGGCTCTGGGAATATACATACCAATCACAAAGAAAGACCTCAGCTATAAGGTTTACAGCTCGCTGAAGGATAAGATCGAGACCTTCAGCGGCTCTGAGAAATATCACATTACAGGTCTTCCTGTGGCTGAAGATACATTCGGCGTTGAAATGTTCAAGCAGATGGCAATCTCCGCCCCCACTGCTATGGTTATAATCTTTATCATAATGCTGATTTTCTTCAGGAAACTGCATGTGATAATCTCGCCGATGATTGTGGCTCTTGTCTCGGTTATAGTAACTATGGGAGCTCTTATAATCTCGGGATTCCCCGTGCATATAATGAGCAGTATGATTCCCATATTCATAATGCCTATAGCGGTTCTCGATTCGATCCACATCATCAGCGAGTTCTTCGAGATATACCAGAAACACAAAGACCGCAAGAAAACCATGCACAAGGTGATGGAAGACTTGTTCGTGCCAATGCTCTACACATCGCTGACATCCGCAGCGGGCTTTGCCTCCCTTGCGCTTACCCCGATACCTCCTGTACAGGTGTTCGGTGTGTTCGTAGCACTGGGAATTATGGTAGCGTGGTTTCTCACAATCACGTTTATCCCCGCATACGTTATGCACCTCAAACCCGAGACGCTTCATAAATTCGGGCGTGAACACGATGAGAACGGCTTCAAGAAAGACGATGATTCTGTTCTTGGCAGATGGCTCGGGAAACACGGCATCTGGACGTACAACAGGACAAAGCTCATACTCACTGCTGCGGCTGTAGTTATTGCGATAAGCATCTACGGAATCAGCAAGATTGAGATAAACGACAACCCCGTGAAGTGGTTCGAAAAGGACCACCCGATCCGTGAGGCGGACAGAGTGCTCAACGAGCACTTCGGCGGGACGTATATGGCCTACCTAGCCCTTGAAAGCCAAGAGGACAGCCCGAAAGAGTCTGCTAAGAAGCTCGCTGAAACATTAACAGAAAAAGCCGATGCCAAGATTAAACAGTATCAGCAGGAAAGCTGGCCTGAAGCAGTGGAAGTGTTTGAGAATCTCAAAGAGAGCATTTCCGAAATGAACAAAACAGCTTCCAGCCCGGCCGGCCTGCTTGAAAGCCTGAAAGCTGAGAATGAAGAAAAGCTCAGCTCTGCTGAAGGCGAGATGGCCTTTGCGCTTGATGAAGCGTCGCTGTTTATCAATGAGGCAGAGCAGATGGACGACACGTTCAAAGACCCTGAGGTGCTTGAGTATATCGAAGACCTCCAGAAGGAGCTCGCAAATACGGGCGTTGTGGGAAAATCCAACTCCGTAACGGACATCGTAAAAACTGTGCACCGTGAGCTTTTTGAGGGCAAAGAAAGCCAGTTCAAAGTTCCCGATACGCCGCAGGCTGTGGCTCAGTGTATGCTTACTTATCAGTCCAGCCACCGCCCGGGAGACCTCTGGCACTTTGTAACCCCGGACTACAAGAAATCGAGTCTCTGGGTGCAGCTCAAGAGCGGAGACAACAAGGATATGACGAAAGTTGTTGACCAGATCGATGATTATATCGCAGATAATCCGCCGCCGAAAAACCTGGAGCATCACTGGTACGGGCTTACATACATCAACGTAATATGGCAGAAGAAAATGGTAAACGGTATGCTGGAGGCATTTGCAGGAAGCTTTATCGTAGTATTCCTGATGATGGCTCTGCTCTTCCGCTCTCCTCTCTGGGGGCTGATGTCTATGATACCGCTTACAATAACAATAGTTGCCATCTATGGAGGCGTAGGGCTTGTAGGCAAGGATTATGATATGCCTGTTGCGGTTCTCAGCTCAATGACTCTCGGGTTGGCTATCGACTTTGCGATCCATTTCCTTGCCAGAACTCGGGCTCTTTATCCGCAATTCGGCAATTCATGGCGGAAAACTGTGCCGGCGGTATTTGCTGAACCGGCTCTTGCGATAACACGTAATATCATCGTGCTTGCGGTTGGATTCCTCCCGCTGATACTCGCACCGCTTACGCCTTACAAAACAGTAGGAATACTGCTTGCAACAATACTCACTGTTTCCGGAGTTGGTACGCTGCTTCTGCTGCCGGCGCTTGTGAGGGTTTTCGAGAAAAGATTATTCAAAAACGAAAGGAAGGGAGAATTAGAATGA
- a CDS encoding ATP-dependent DNA helicase, translating into MKVPFETEPDLDLESFFSDSGRIARLLPGYEQRPGQKEMALKLEQCFEQGRHTVIEAGTGTGKSLAYIVPAVKYAVKSGVKAVISTYTINLQEQLINQDIPFTARAVDFEFKAGIAKGRNNYICKRRLHYALENKKTLFDAPPGELAELKQWAETTNDGSLSTIPFNPSPSVWDAVKSEHGNCKGRKCPHRKECFYSKARKELEQCELIVLNHSLLLSDLMLRSRGASILPSYEAVVIDEAHNLQKAAEDHFGINISNNAVDFTLRGLYDSKKRKGLLAQFDDEKLKTKLKNSRKACEVFFKQVESYYEHTCRENNGKCGPEDLTDNLSVELKELRLALSNIREKFSEEEKKSDTAEELRRAVERLSAFESDISSFVQQPKAADDENRHIYWIEKGGKKQFPRYSLRSAPINAGKDLKECLFDKFESVALTSATLSCSSGKKGFSFFAGNVGLEEYDSLMLGSFFDYKKNVKVVAEADLPEPSSPDFVPAAAQALKGWIANAGGGTLVLFTSYYMLKNFAEELEYWAFENSREIFMQQKGISRTRLVENFKNSDSGILLGTESFWQGVDLPGDALKCVAIMRLPFSVPNHPLTQGKIEQIKANGQNPFISFQLPSAIIRFKQGFGRLIRRKTDSGSVVILDSRVMKKFYGKKFLEVLPECSMFAKSQGQLHPLNINQRE; encoded by the coding sequence TTGAAAGTTCCTTTTGAAACAGAACCAGACTTAGACCTCGAATCCTTTTTCAGCGACAGCGGAAGGATAGCCCGTTTACTGCCCGGATATGAACAGCGCCCAGGTCAGAAGGAGATGGCTCTAAAGCTGGAGCAGTGTTTTGAGCAGGGCAGGCATACAGTTATCGAAGCCGGCACAGGTACCGGCAAGAGCCTCGCTTATATCGTCCCTGCCGTGAAATATGCGGTAAAAAGCGGGGTGAAGGCTGTTATCAGCACATACACAATCAACCTTCAGGAACAGCTGATAAATCAGGATATACCGTTCACAGCAAGAGCGGTGGATTTTGAATTCAAGGCAGGGATCGCAAAGGGAAGAAACAACTATATCTGCAAGCGAAGGCTGCATTATGCCCTCGAAAACAAAAAAACCCTTTTCGATGCCCCTCCCGGCGAGCTTGCCGAGCTGAAGCAGTGGGCGGAGACAACCAATGACGGCTCGCTCAGCACGATTCCCTTTAATCCGTCTCCCTCGGTTTGGGACGCGGTAAAAAGCGAACACGGCAACTGCAAGGGCAGGAAATGCCCGCACAGGAAAGAGTGTTTCTACTCAAAGGCAAGAAAAGAGCTCGAGCAGTGTGAGCTGATCGTTTTGAATCATTCTCTCCTGCTCAGCGATCTTATGCTCAGAAGCAGAGGCGCAAGCATTCTCCCTTCATACGAGGCCGTTGTAATAGACGAAGCTCACAACCTCCAGAAAGCTGCTGAAGACCACTTCGGAATCAATATATCAAACAATGCAGTAGATTTTACTCTCCGCGGGCTTTATGACAGTAAAAAACGAAAAGGCCTTCTTGCCCAATTCGATGATGAGAAGCTCAAAACAAAGCTGAAAAATTCCAGAAAGGCCTGCGAGGTTTTCTTTAAGCAGGTGGAATCCTATTACGAACATACCTGCCGGGAAAACAATGGAAAATGCGGACCTGAAGATTTAACCGACAACCTCTCCGTCGAGCTCAAAGAGCTAAGGCTCGCTCTCTCTAATATCAGAGAAAAATTCAGCGAGGAAGAAAAGAAATCAGATACTGCCGAGGAGCTGAGAAGAGCAGTTGAGAGGCTCAGCGCGTTTGAGAGTGATATAAGCTCATTCGTTCAGCAGCCCAAAGCCGCTGACGACGAAAATCGCCATATTTACTGGATTGAAAAAGGCGGAAAGAAGCAGTTCCCAAGATACAGCCTCAGAAGCGCCCCGATAAATGCAGGCAAAGACCTCAAGGAGTGTTTGTTTGACAAATTCGAGTCTGTTGCCCTTACAAGCGCTACGCTGAGCTGCTCATCTGGAAAAAAGGGATTCTCGTTCTTCGCCGGAAACGTTGGGCTGGAAGAATACGATTCGCTTATGCTCGGGAGTTTTTTCGACTATAAGAAAAATGTGAAGGTGGTAGCGGAGGCAGACCTGCCAGAGCCCTCAAGCCCGGATTTCGTGCCCGCAGCTGCCCAAGCGCTCAAAGGCTGGATTGCAAATGCAGGCGGCGGAACGCTTGTACTCTTTACAAGCTATTATATGCTGAAAAATTTTGCAGAGGAGCTTGAATACTGGGCATTCGAAAACAGCAGAGAAATATTTATGCAGCAGAAGGGGATTTCGCGCACGAGGCTCGTTGAAAATTTCAAAAACAGCGACAGCGGCATTCTCCTCGGCACTGAGAGCTTTTGGCAGGGGGTTGACCTGCCCGGCGATGCACTCAAATGCGTTGCGATAATGAGGCTTCCATTTTCCGTCCCGAACCACCCGCTCACGCAGGGAAAAATCGAACAGATCAAAGCTAACGGCCAGAATCCATTCATAAGCTTTCAGCTGCCCTCTGCGATAATACGCTTCAAACAGGGCTTCGGAAGGCTGATACGCAGAAAAACCGATTCCGGCTCTGTAGTGATTTTAGACAGCAGAGTGATGAAAAAATTCTACGGAAAGAAATTTCTCGAAGTCCTCCCTGAGTGCAGTATGTTTGCAAAATCCCAAGGCCAGCTCCACCCGCTCAATATAAATCAGAGAGAATGA
- a CDS encoding ATP-dependent Clp protease ATP-binding subunit has product MFERFTDRARKVMALANQEALRFNHESLGTEHILLGLSKEGSGVGANVLKNLGVDVNKLRIEVEKYVKSGPNVISAGKLPQTPKSKRVIEYAIEEARSLNHNYVGTEHLLLGLLRVTDGIAAQILMNLGLKLDTVRDEVLNLLGSGMEQEGMDVDEMSQQTPPGMGQGPQQRRQGRPKSKTPALDNFGRDLTTLAKNNELDPVIGRSNEIERLLQILCRRTKNNPVLLGEAGVGKTAIVEGMAQRIVEKSIPPLLYNKRLIILDLAMMVAGTKYRGQFEERIKAVINEVKREKNVILFIDELHTLVGAGGAEGAIDASNVLKPALARGELQCIGATTLDEYRKHIEKDSALERRFQTIQVDPPSKNDTLEILHGLREKYETHHKVTYTENALNSAVELSSRYITGRCLPDKAIDILDEAGSSMRLRNLTPPPDFTDINSRIEELNAQKEEAVRNANYEQAAALRDEAQKLNEEKKQKQEDWEKENESFVGEIDEDVIAEIVSKITGVPLTRVEKDDAEKLLEIESELHKTVVSQDQAITAVAKAVRRSRSGIKDPNRPIASFLFIGPSGVGKTLLARALAEFMFGDESALIQLDMSEYMEKYNVSKLIGAPPGYVGYEEGGQLTERIRRRPYAVLLLDEIEKAHPDVSNMLLQIMEEGRLTDSYGRKVDFRNVILIMTSNIGADMIRNQTGFGFGKRTEQDNYEKMSSLLEKEIEKHFRPEFMNRLDDNIVFRGLTKEDLTVIIQYELDKVLNRIREKGIKIDVDESAKDFLIDKGYNPEHGARPLRRAIEKYIEDPLSEALLRNEFDKSEHITITVKDEDSLKFEYSAQPVSS; this is encoded by the coding sequence ATGTTTGAAAGATTTACAGACCGCGCAAGAAAGGTGATGGCGCTTGCCAATCAGGAGGCTCTAAGGTTTAACCATGAGTCTCTTGGTACAGAGCATATACTTCTCGGTCTTTCCAAAGAAGGCAGCGGGGTAGGAGCGAACGTGCTCAAGAATCTCGGTGTTGATGTAAACAAGCTCAGGATTGAGGTTGAGAAGTACGTCAAAAGCGGACCGAACGTTATCTCAGCGGGCAAGCTTCCTCAAACGCCCAAATCAAAGAGGGTGATAGAATACGCAATCGAAGAGGCGAGAAGCCTCAACCACAATTACGTTGGTACTGAACACCTTCTTCTCGGGCTTTTGAGAGTTACAGACGGTATAGCGGCTCAGATTCTGATGAACCTCGGGCTCAAGCTAGACACTGTCCGAGATGAAGTGCTTAATCTTCTCGGCTCGGGTATGGAGCAGGAGGGCATGGATGTTGATGAGATGTCACAGCAGACGCCTCCCGGAATGGGGCAAGGCCCCCAGCAGAGAAGGCAGGGCAGGCCGAAATCCAAAACGCCGGCATTAGACAACTTCGGAAGAGACCTTACAACTCTCGCCAAAAACAACGAGCTGGATCCGGTTATAGGCAGATCCAACGAAATTGAACGCCTCTTGCAGATACTCTGCAGAAGAACGAAGAACAACCCCGTACTTCTTGGAGAGGCAGGCGTAGGAAAAACTGCAATAGTAGAAGGTATGGCGCAGCGGATTGTAGAAAAGTCTATCCCGCCTCTGCTGTACAATAAGAGGCTGATAATCCTAGACCTTGCGATGATGGTAGCAGGAACAAAATACCGCGGCCAGTTTGAAGAGAGGATAAAGGCAGTTATCAATGAGGTAAAGCGTGAAAAGAACGTGATCCTCTTTATCGATGAGCTCCATACGCTTGTAGGGGCAGGGGGTGCTGAAGGGGCTATAGATGCCTCAAATGTTCTAAAGCCTGCCTTAGCAAGAGGCGAGCTCCAGTGTATCGGGGCTACAACGCTCGATGAATACCGCAAGCACATTGAGAAGGACTCTGCACTTGAACGCAGATTTCAGACGATACAGGTGGACCCGCCTTCAAAAAACGATACCCTCGAAATTCTCCACGGGCTCAGAGAAAAGTATGAAACGCATCACAAAGTTACATACACCGAAAACGCCCTCAATTCCGCTGTGGAACTTTCTTCGCGTTATATTACAGGCAGGTGTCTGCCGGACAAGGCGATCGATATTCTTGATGAAGCCGGCTCGAGTATGAGGCTTAGAAACCTTACCCCTCCGCCGGACTTTACAGATATAAACAGCCGTATCGAAGAGCTCAATGCCCAGAAGGAAGAGGCGGTGCGAAATGCTAATTACGAGCAGGCAGCAGCGCTGAGAGATGAAGCCCAGAAGCTCAACGAAGAGAAAAAGCAGAAGCAGGAAGACTGGGAAAAGGAAAACGAGAGCTTTGTAGGCGAGATCGATGAGGATGTTATCGCCGAAATCGTGAGCAAGATAACTGGCGTCCCTCTTACGAGAGTGGAAAAAGACGATGCCGAAAAACTGCTTGAAATTGAATCTGAACTGCACAAAACTGTCGTGTCTCAGGATCAGGCCATCACTGCTGTGGCAAAGGCGGTAAGGCGGAGCCGTTCAGGTATAAAAGACCCTAACAGGCCTATCGCGAGCTTCCTGTTTATTGGTCCGAGCGGTGTTGGTAAAACGCTTCTTGCAAGGGCTCTTGCCGAATTTATGTTCGGCGATGAAAGCGCCCTGATACAGCTGGATATGAGCGAATATATGGAGAAGTACAATGTGAGCAAGCTCATAGGCGCTCCTCCTGGATACGTTGGATACGAAGAAGGCGGCCAGCTCACCGAGAGAATCCGCAGAAGGCCTTACGCTGTTCTGCTTCTTGATGAGATCGAGAAGGCGCATCCGGATGTGTCCAATATGCTGCTTCAGATAATGGAAGAAGGCCGGCTCACAGACAGCTACGGACGCAAGGTGGATTTCAGGAACGTAATTTTGATTATGACCAGCAACATCGGCGCTGATATGATCAGAAATCAGACAGGCTTCGGCTTTGGTAAAAGAACAGAGCAGGACAACTACGAAAAGATGTCTTCTCTCTTGGAGAAAGAAATAGAAAAACATTTCAGGCCGGAGTTTATGAATCGTCTCGACGATAATATTGTATTCCGCGGCCTGACCAAGGAAGACCTTACCGTTATTATTCAGTATGAACTGGATAAGGTGCTGAACAGGATAAGAGAGAAGGGAATCAAAATTGACGTGGACGAAAGCGCTAAGGATTTCCTTATAGATAAGGGTTATAATCCTGAACACGGTGCAAGGCCGCTGAGAAGGGCTATCGAGAAGTATATCGAAGATCCGCTCTCAGAAGCGCTTCTCAGGAACGAGTTTGATAAGTCTGAGCATATTACCATTACGGTGAAAGACGAAGACAGCCTCAAGTTCGAGTATTCTGCTCAGCCGGTGAGCAGCTGA
- a CDS encoding YifB family Mg chelatase-like AAA ATPase, with translation MLARLNSLTLSGIEGHICEVEVHISGDDTRLLIVGLPDAAIKESCERVRSALINSGFKYPFEQITVNLAPADLKKEGPAFDLSIGVGILSASGAVQLEGLKNEIMVGELALDGRVRPVNGVLSLAMSAKAAGFERMIVPIENAPEAAVVQGIDIFGVGSLTETVGFLSGNLPIEPTYTDIDRLFEIKRKYDIDFEDVKGQETVKRALTIAAAGGHNVMMMGPPGSGKTMLSKRVASILPELSLEESLETTRIYSSVGLLERQQALIATRPFRSPHHSASAPALIGGSAHPRPGELSLAHHGILFLDEFPEFSRTVLETIRQPLEDSQVTIARAQATVTFPADFMLIASANPCPCGYYGSTQKECRCTPAQIEKYLSKLSGPLLDRIDIQIEVPAVDYRALRNKAKGQSSANMREQVNCARKVQNIRFRGDSRRVNAGMSHREIEVFCELEPKSEIMLKSAMKDLSLSARAHDKICKLARTIADLAGSEEIRPEHIGEAVSYRRLDKMF, from the coding sequence ATGCTTGCCAGACTGAACAGCCTTACACTTTCGGGGATTGAAGGGCATATCTGCGAGGTGGAGGTGCACATAAGCGGAGATGATACCCGCCTTCTTATTGTGGGGCTTCCGGATGCAGCTATTAAGGAGAGCTGCGAGAGGGTTAGAAGCGCTTTAATCAACAGCGGATTCAAGTATCCTTTTGAACAGATTACAGTTAATCTCGCACCCGCAGACCTCAAGAAGGAAGGCCCAGCCTTCGACCTTTCGATTGGAGTTGGGATTCTAAGCGCAAGCGGAGCAGTGCAGCTGGAAGGGCTTAAAAATGAGATAATGGTAGGCGAACTCGCCCTCGACGGCAGGGTTCGTCCCGTCAACGGCGTTTTGAGTTTGGCGATGAGCGCAAAGGCAGCTGGCTTTGAGAGGATGATAGTGCCGATAGAGAACGCCCCTGAAGCAGCAGTTGTGCAGGGAATAGATATCTTCGGAGTTGGCTCGCTGACCGAGACAGTTGGGTTTCTCTCCGGGAATCTGCCCATAGAGCCGACATACACAGATATAGACAGGCTCTTTGAGATAAAACGAAAATACGACATTGATTTCGAAGACGTGAAGGGGCAGGAAACGGTTAAGCGTGCCCTTACGATAGCTGCTGCCGGCGGGCATAACGTGATGATGATGGGGCCTCCGGGCTCCGGGAAAACTATGCTCAGCAAACGCGTAGCAAGCATTCTCCCAGAGCTCTCCCTTGAAGAATCCCTTGAGACAACTCGAATCTATTCATCTGTAGGCCTTCTCGAGAGGCAGCAGGCTCTGATTGCAACGAGGCCTTTTCGCAGTCCGCACCATTCCGCAAGTGCGCCCGCTCTTATTGGAGGGTCTGCCCATCCAAGGCCGGGAGAGCTGAGCCTCGCTCATCACGGAATTCTGTTTCTCGATGAGTTTCCCGAATTCTCACGCACTGTGCTGGAAACGATTCGCCAGCCCTTGGAGGACAGTCAGGTTACCATAGCCCGAGCGCAGGCCACGGTTACATTCCCCGCAGATTTTATGCTTATAGCTTCGGCCAATCCGTGCCCCTGCGGGTATTACGGCTCCACCCAGAAAGAATGCCGCTGCACGCCCGCCCAGATTGAGAAGTATCTCTCAAAGCTCTCCGGGCCGCTTTTGGACAGAATCGATATACAGATCGAAGTGCCTGCTGTGGATTATCGTGCACTCAGGAACAAGGCCAAGGGGCAGAGCTCAGCAAATATGAGAGAGCAGGTTAACTGCGCAAGGAAAGTACAGAACATCCGCTTCAGAGGCGATTCAAGGCGGGTTAATGCGGGCATGTCTCACAGGGAGATAGAAGTTTTCTGCGAGCTCGAGCCAAAATCAGAGATTATGCTCAAAAGCGCAATGAAAGACCTTTCCCTAAGTGCAAGGGCGCACGATAAGATATGCAAACTCGCAAGAACCATTGCAGACCTTGCAGGAAGCGAGGAAATAAGACCTGAACATATTGGTGAGGCCGTGAGTTACAGAAGGCTTGATAAGATGTTCTGA
- a CDS encoding peroxiredoxin codes for MENTNFNMPLLGDDFPKLDVATTHGQMNIPEDLKGSWFVLFSHPADFTPVCTTEFVAFQKRKDQFDKIGCKLVGMSVDQVFSHIKWVQWIKEELGVTIEFPVVAADEKVAKKLGMLHEVKGSNTVRAVFIVDPQGKVRLIMYYPQEIGRNIDEVVRSVKALQISDNQGAIPAGWPNNELIGNNVILPPATDVEAAEQRIRDYDNYDWWFCHKPLEED; via the coding sequence ATGGAAAATACAAATTTCAATATGCCGCTTCTCGGGGACGACTTCCCCAAACTTGACGTTGCGACGACTCACGGACAAATGAACATTCCGGAAGATTTGAAGGGAAGCTGGTTTGTGCTGTTCAGCCATCCGGCAGACTTCACTCCGGTATGCACAACGGAATTCGTTGCTTTTCAGAAGAGGAAAGACCAGTTCGACAAGATCGGCTGCAAGCTCGTTGGGATGTCTGTAGATCAGGTGTTCTCGCATATCAAGTGGGTTCAGTGGATTAAGGAAGAGCTCGGGGTTACAATCGAATTTCCGGTGGTTGCTGCGGATGAGAAGGTTGCAAAGAAGCTGGGGATGCTGCACGAGGTGAAAGGCTCAAACACGGTAAGGGCAGTATTCATCGTTGACCCGCAGGGCAAGGTTAGACTGATAATGTACTACCCGCAGGAGATCGGACGAAACATCGATGAGGTTGTTCGCTCGGTTAAGGCCCTGCAGATATCTGACAATCAGGGAGCTATTCCCGCAGGCTGGCCAAACAACGAGCTTATCGGCAATAACGTTATTCTCCCGCCGGCTACGGACGTTGAAGCAGCAGAGCAGAGGATAAGGGATTACGACAACTACGACTGGTGGTTCTGCCACAAACCTCTCGAGGAAGACTAA
- a CDS encoding DUF302 domain-containing protein has protein sequence MSEEMNQESQQNQEQQNGVKKGFDWKSGIIGAVVAAAAVVILMVQVMPSMMITTRECKMGVEETVAALEERIPEHGWSISHGKPINMNAAMAKRGVDFEPKVRLVKLCKAPYAKSVLTSDRWVSCMMPCTMAVWEGDNGKAYLSEMNLSLMSKLFGGNIKKVMGGKVVEEEEKILEGLLK, from the coding sequence ATGTCTGAAGAAATGAATCAGGAGTCTCAGCAGAATCAGGAACAGCAAAACGGCGTAAAGAAAGGTTTCGACTGGAAATCCGGCATCATAGGAGCGGTAGTCGCAGCTGCAGCTGTCGTAATTTTGATGGTGCAGGTAATGCCGTCTATGATGATTACCACAAGAGAATGCAAGATGGGCGTAGAAGAAACCGTGGCAGCTCTGGAGGAAAGAATCCCCGAACACGGCTGGAGCATCTCGCACGGCAAGCCAATAAATATGAATGCAGCTATGGCCAAACGGGGTGTAGATTTCGAGCCCAAAGTTCGTCTGGTTAAGCTGTGCAAGGCGCCTTACGCCAAGAGCGTGCTCACCAGCGACCGCTGGGTCTCCTGTATGATGCCCTGCACGATGGCTGTATGGGAGGGAGATAACGGTAAGGCATATCTCTCCGAAATGAACCTTTCACTGATGTCCAAGCTTTTCGGCGGCAATATCAAAAAGGTTATGGGCGGTAAAGTAGTAGAAGAAGAAGAAAAGATACTTGAGGGTTTGCTGAAGTAA
- a CDS encoding outer membrane lipoprotein-sorting protein, with translation MRKLLTLAAVSALMFSSPAFSAEEQKSEMTVEKIVHNANRVSYYQGYDGKAEVSMKIVDSKDRERNRELIILRRDELNPSLPEEKARKDDSYCKEQKIYAYFTRPADVNKTVFMVWKHLTKDDDRWMYLPALDLVKRISATDKRTSFVGSHFFYEDVSGRSIKDDKHELVETTDNYYVLKNTPKDKELVEFEYYKMWIHKDSFVVVKSEYYNAQDEPYRVYEVQEVKDIEGYPTVTKSKMTDLDSGGYTVLTYSDVEYNIGIEESVFTERYLRRPARKYLR, from the coding sequence ATGAGAAAATTATTAACATTAGCCGCAGTTTCAGCTCTTATGTTTAGCTCTCCGGCATTTTCCGCTGAAGAGCAGAAGAGCGAGATGACTGTTGAAAAAATCGTTCACAATGCCAACAGGGTATCCTACTATCAAGGCTACGACGGCAAAGCTGAGGTGAGTATGAAAATCGTTGACAGCAAGGACAGGGAGCGAAACAGGGAGCTTATTATCCTTCGCAGGGATGAGCTCAACCCATCACTGCCTGAAGAGAAGGCAAGAAAGGACGACAGCTACTGCAAAGAGCAGAAAATCTATGCCTACTTCACCCGCCCTGCTGATGTGAACAAAACCGTATTTATGGTTTGGAAGCATTTAACCAAAGATGATGACAGGTGGATGTATCTGCCGGCGCTGGATCTTGTGAAAAGGATCTCCGCTACTGACAAACGCACGAGCTTTGTAGGTTCTCACTTCTTCTATGAGGATGTTTCCGGAAGAAGCATTAAAGACGATAAGCACGAGCTTGTTGAAACCACTGACAATTATTACGTTCTGAAGAATACTCCCAAGGACAAAGAACTCGTTGAGTTTGAGTATTACAAGATGTGGATTCACAAGGACAGCTTCGTAGTGGTTAAATCTGAATACTACAACGCTCAGGACGAACCATACAGGGTTTACGAGGTTCAGGAAGTTAAAGATATCGAGGGCTACCCTACTGTAACCAAATCCAAAATGACCGATCTGGACAGCGGGGGTTATACAGTGCTGACTTATTCAGATGTTGAATATAATATTGGTATCGAGGAATCGGTCTTTACTGAGCGTTATCTCAGGAGACCTGCAAGGAAATACTTAAGGTAA